A genomic stretch from Candidatus Melainabacteria bacterium includes:
- the selB gene encoding selenocysteine-specific translation elongation factor yields the protein MSAETKPIYFTFATAGHVDHGKTSVLRALTGIDPDRLKEEKQRQMTTDIGFAHLNFPQEADGTQLVIGFIDVPGHGKFLKNMLAGVGGIQMALLVVAADEGPMPQTVSHAKILSLLGVRKALVVLTKIDVADQARQDSVENSVRDLLRRYQIECMGIARVSNTQNTGFENLKEKLRAVVKDVERPSANGGAILPVDRVFSKTGYGVVVTGTLVSGQLAVGDSISIEPGEIKGRIRGLETFKKQIQNATAGQRLAVNISLKENKPLVRGQVVANWNVPVVTTIVARIEQLGLSEERVKAADIEDQPVRFYHGTAECFGHLRWCQAIEAEQALIAQIVLTDPVVAEPGDRFVIRYGDEGITGGVVLVTNRPRWMTRNKLNVFADQLVRRDYNAAVDFYLENMTQPAAKKESLSSFLPVAERERAFVACTQAGTLLQESNFIINAKRAQDVKQRIQKVVSVKAEPDSEPPEFSIESVRMKVSNTLDRQLFQHFLKELSDAGLISRNGDKISQMVEKAAVSPVQTELANKVLEILNATICLEIDEICKVLKTDRKLVQSTLQALSKQELACIVDHDYASSAAAIRKAHACLAKIWETKKEISPSEFRESLGTSRKYAMALLAYFDNKLITRRLNNTRVLIKAPKD from the coding sequence ATGAGCGCAGAAACGAAGCCAATTTACTTTACATTTGCCACCGCTGGTCACGTCGATCATGGCAAAACCAGCGTGTTGCGTGCTCTTACGGGCATCGATCCCGATCGTCTGAAAGAAGAGAAGCAGCGCCAGATGACCACAGACATCGGCTTTGCACATCTTAATTTCCCGCAGGAAGCCGACGGCACCCAACTCGTGATTGGGTTTATCGACGTGCCCGGTCACGGCAAGTTCTTGAAAAATATGCTGGCTGGTGTAGGCGGAATTCAAATGGCACTGCTGGTAGTGGCGGCTGATGAGGGTCCGATGCCGCAGACAGTCAGTCATGCAAAGATTCTAAGTCTGCTTGGCGTTCGAAAAGCGCTTGTTGTGCTTACCAAAATCGATGTAGCCGATCAGGCGCGCCAGGACAGTGTCGAGAATTCGGTTCGCGACCTTTTGCGTCGTTATCAAATCGAGTGCATGGGTATCGCACGAGTTTCCAATACTCAAAACACAGGCTTTGAGAACTTGAAGGAAAAGCTCCGCGCTGTGGTGAAAGATGTAGAGCGTCCATCTGCAAACGGTGGTGCCATTCTGCCCGTCGACAGAGTCTTTTCCAAGACTGGCTATGGCGTGGTAGTCACAGGCACGCTGGTGAGCGGGCAACTGGCGGTAGGCGACAGCATTTCGATTGAGCCAGGGGAAATAAAAGGGCGCATTCGAGGACTCGAAACATTTAAAAAGCAAATTCAAAATGCTACCGCTGGGCAACGGTTGGCGGTCAATATTTCATTGAAAGAAAATAAACCGCTCGTGCGTGGGCAGGTTGTCGCTAATTGGAATGTGCCTGTCGTCACGACTATAGTTGCTCGTATCGAACAACTCGGATTGTCGGAAGAGCGAGTCAAGGCGGCAGATATCGAAGACCAACCGGTGCGTTTCTACCATGGTACCGCTGAATGTTTCGGGCACCTCAGGTGGTGCCAGGCGATTGAGGCTGAGCAAGCTCTTATTGCCCAGATCGTTTTGACCGACCCGGTCGTTGCTGAGCCCGGCGATCGATTCGTCATTCGTTATGGCGATGAAGGCATCACCGGCGGAGTGGTCCTGGTGACAAACCGACCGCGTTGGATGACTCGAAATAAATTGAACGTCTTTGCGGATCAATTAGTGCGTCGCGATTACAACGCTGCTGTAGATTTTTATTTGGAGAATATGACTCAACCTGCTGCGAAGAAGGAATCTCTGTCGAGCTTTCTGCCTGTTGCGGAAAGAGAAAGAGCCTTTGTTGCATGCACTCAGGCTGGCACGCTTTTGCAAGAGTCTAATTTCATAATCAATGCCAAGCGCGCTCAGGACGTTAAACAGCGAATCCAGAAGGTCGTTTCTGTTAAGGCGGAACCCGATTCGGAGCCGCCGGAATTTTCGATCGAGTCTGTGCGCATGAAAGTTTCAAATACGCTCGATCGGCAACTATTCCAACACTTTCTGAAAGAGCTTTCTGATGCCGGGCTTATCTCTCGCAACGGCGACAAAATTTCTCAAATGGTAGAAAAAGCGGCGGTCTCGCCGGTACAAACAGAGCTTGCCAATAAAGTGCTGGAAATATTGAATGCGACTATCTGTCTCGAAATCGACGAGATTTGCAAGGTGTTGAAGACTGATCGGAAATTAGTTCAATCAACATTACAGGCTTTGAGCAAGCAGGAATTGGCGTGCATCGTCGATCATGACTATGCCAGTTCTGCTGCTGCTATTCGTAAGGCGCACGCTTGTCTGGCCAAGATTTGGGAGACTAAGAAGGAAATTTCACCTTCTGAATTTCGTGAAAGTCTTGGTACAAGCCGTAAATACGCTATGGCTTTGCTCGCCTATTTCGACAATAAGCTGATTACCCGACGCCTAAATAACACACGCGTCTTGATAAAAGCACCTAAAGACTGA
- a CDS encoding efflux RND transporter permease subunit, whose product MEEFFAKLTRFRLAVCLVFIGFFAAGVYALLNLPIDAFPDLANNQVQIITEAPAMGPLEVEQLVTIPMESIMNGLPNIVQIRSLSKYGLSVVTVVFKDNVDIYFARQIVFERMQTARSRIPPDCSPQLGPTSTAMGEIFQYTVSGADRSLTDLKTLHDFDIKYQLRTVPGVAEVNTWGGYTDEYVVTVEPTRLQQYNLTVQDVFNAIRQNNENFGAGIINHEKEQYVVRGIGRVNSIDNIANIIVKRKQGVPVLLQNVATVAHGNALRQGASTKDGEGEAIVGLVMMLKGENSRDVIARVKDKIREVQKTLPEGISLRPFYDQSGLVEQTIETVRSNLLEGGFLVIAVLLLMVGNLRAALIVALAIPLSMTFSFIGMRWLGITANIMSLGAIDFGMIVDGSIVMVENIMRNMSHAGNATKNEVIQVSVRQVCRPILFGILIIGVVYLPILCLEGMEYKMFAPMVITVCSALLGSLLISLVLVPVLCSLLLPNRVVERESIILKVVTPPYLMLFDLVLKHRLLTISLATVALCATLASVPFLGTEFVPKLDEGDILVELKNVPSISLQGQLEVATHVESLIKQVPEVKTCVSRTGRPDLATDPMGVYASDVYVSLKPKKEWRAGVTKESITSDIRKMLESQIVGAQFNFTQPIAMRVDELVSGVRADVAVKLFGDDMDYLQQEAAAIQTIVGSVKGATDLQVERVFGTAQILIIPDRNKLARYGINVDDIRQISETAIIGTPVSQVLNGRKRFDLRVKLPKGSNLEPANVGDLLVEAANGQRIPLSQLAEIRMEQGMELVNREFGQRRIVVQCNVRGRDVGSFVAECQQKLNEQLKLKPGYYMTWGGQFENQERAMKRLSYVVPISILIIFVLLTFTFGSIKEALIVLLNVPFALIGGILALWTRGMYLSVPATIGFVALFGVAVLNGLVLISAVNRSIADGDDVLTALRKSVETRLRPVLMTAMVASLGFLPMAISQGAGAEVQKPLATVVIGGLCSSTVLTLLVLPAVYALVFGKKSRKKEELEVESVAS is encoded by the coding sequence ATGGAAGAATTTTTCGCTAAGCTGACAAGATTTAGACTCGCTGTTTGTCTTGTTTTCATAGGCTTCTTTGCCGCTGGAGTCTATGCGCTGCTTAACCTTCCGATCGATGCATTTCCTGATCTCGCTAACAATCAGGTGCAGATAATAACTGAAGCTCCAGCTATGGGACCGCTCGAAGTGGAGCAACTGGTAACGATTCCAATGGAATCGATTATGAATGGTCTGCCTAACATTGTACAGATTCGTTCGCTTTCTAAATATGGACTGTCTGTTGTGACTGTGGTCTTCAAAGACAACGTGGATATTTACTTTGCCAGACAAATTGTCTTTGAGCGCATGCAAACGGCTCGCTCGCGTATTCCGCCCGATTGTTCTCCGCAGTTGGGTCCGACAAGCACAGCTATGGGCGAGATCTTTCAGTACACCGTATCTGGTGCCGATAGATCTTTGACCGACTTGAAGACTTTGCATGATTTCGACATCAAGTATCAACTGCGCACCGTACCAGGTGTAGCTGAAGTCAATACCTGGGGCGGATATACAGATGAGTATGTCGTTACGGTTGAGCCGACCAGGCTGCAGCAGTACAACTTGACCGTGCAAGACGTCTTCAATGCGATTCGGCAAAATAACGAAAATTTCGGCGCCGGAATCATCAATCATGAAAAGGAGCAGTACGTTGTACGCGGAATAGGCAGAGTCAATTCGATAGACAACATTGCAAACATCATCGTCAAACGCAAGCAGGGAGTTCCCGTCTTGCTCCAGAACGTCGCCACCGTAGCGCATGGCAATGCGCTGCGTCAGGGCGCTTCCACCAAAGATGGCGAGGGTGAGGCGATAGTCGGGCTGGTCATGATGCTAAAAGGCGAAAACAGCCGAGACGTGATCGCGCGTGTCAAAGACAAAATTCGTGAAGTGCAGAAGACGCTACCAGAGGGTATTTCGCTCAGACCTTTTTACGATCAATCCGGTCTCGTGGAGCAAACAATCGAAACCGTGCGCAGCAACTTGCTGGAAGGCGGTTTTCTTGTAATAGCAGTGCTTTTGCTTATGGTTGGCAACTTGCGGGCTGCATTGATAGTTGCGCTAGCCATTCCCTTGTCTATGACATTTTCATTTATTGGTATGCGTTGGCTTGGTATCACAGCTAATATCATGAGTCTTGGGGCGATCGATTTTGGAATGATTGTGGATGGTTCGATTGTGATGGTCGAAAATATCATGCGCAACATGAGCCATGCCGGTAATGCCACCAAAAATGAGGTGATACAGGTATCGGTGAGGCAGGTTTGCCGTCCCATTCTGTTTGGGATTTTGATAATTGGAGTCGTCTATTTACCGATTCTGTGCCTTGAGGGCATGGAGTACAAGATGTTTGCGCCGATGGTAATTACCGTTTGTTCGGCACTGTTAGGCTCTCTGCTCATATCGTTGGTTCTTGTTCCTGTTTTGTGCAGTCTCTTGCTGCCAAACAGGGTTGTCGAGCGAGAGAGTATTATTCTCAAGGTTGTAACGCCACCATATTTGATGCTTTTTGACCTGGTCCTCAAGCACCGACTGCTCACTATATCATTGGCTACGGTGGCTCTCTGTGCCACGCTTGCATCTGTTCCTTTCCTGGGGACGGAATTCGTTCCTAAGCTGGATGAAGGCGACATATTAGTTGAACTGAAGAACGTTCCCAGCATTTCGTTGCAAGGTCAGCTTGAAGTAGCTACTCATGTCGAATCGCTGATCAAGCAGGTTCCTGAAGTGAAGACGTGTGTGTCCCGTACCGGCAGACCTGATCTTGCTACCGACCCGATGGGAGTCTACGCTTCTGATGTATATGTCAGTTTGAAGCCGAAGAAAGAGTGGAGGGCGGGCGTAACGAAGGAATCCATTACCTCGGATATTCGCAAAATGCTCGAATCGCAAATCGTTGGTGCCCAGTTCAACTTTACGCAACCGATTGCCATGCGAGTAGACGAGCTCGTTTCTGGAGTTCGCGCCGACGTGGCAGTGAAGCTTTTCGGTGACGATATGGACTACTTGCAGCAGGAAGCCGCGGCTATTCAAACAATAGTAGGGTCCGTCAAAGGCGCGACTGACCTGCAGGTAGAGCGGGTTTTCGGAACGGCACAGATTCTCATTATTCCGGATAGAAACAAGTTGGCTCGGTACGGAATAAATGTCGATGACATCAGGCAAATTTCTGAAACAGCCATTATTGGAACGCCTGTTTCGCAGGTGTTGAATGGGCGTAAGCGTTTCGACCTGCGCGTCAAACTTCCTAAAGGCAGTAATCTGGAGCCTGCGAATGTCGGCGACTTGCTGGTCGAAGCCGCCAACGGTCAGAGAATACCGCTCAGTCAACTTGCCGAAATCCGTATGGAGCAAGGCATGGAACTCGTCAATCGAGAGTTTGGACAGCGTCGCATTGTCGTGCAGTGCAACGTGCGCGGTCGAGACGTCGGTTCGTTTGTGGCTGAGTGCCAGCAGAAACTGAACGAGCAGCTCAAATTGAAGCCCGGCTATTACATGACCTGGGGCGGGCAATTTGAGAATCAGGAGCGGGCAATGAAGCGGCTCTCATACGTGGTACCAATTTCAATTCTGATTATCTTTGTCTTGCTGACTTTTACTTTCGGATCGATCAAAGAAGCGCTGATCGTGTTGTTGAATGTTCCTTTCGCATTGATTGGCGGCATTCTGGCGCTCTGGACGAGGGGAATGTATCTGAGCGTGCCGGCCACGATTGGTTTCGTGGCATTGTTTGGTGTTGCCGTCTTAAATGGACTTGTGCTTATATCTGCCGTCAACAGGTCGATTGCAGACGGTGATGACGTCCTGACGGCGCTGCGTAAGAGTGTTGAAACCCGTCTGCGACCGGTTCTGATGACGGCAATGGTGGCGTCGCTGGGATTTCTGCCGATGGCAATTTCACAGGGCGCAGGCGCTGAGGTTCAGAAACCGCTGGCAACCGTTGTCATTGGTGGACTGTGCAGTTCCACCGTGTTGACTCTGCTTGTATTACCAGCCGTCTACGCTCTCGTTTTCGGCAAAAAATCTCGGAAGAAAGAAGAGCTGGAAGTAGAAAGTGTCGCGTCTTAA
- a CDS encoding toxin-antitoxin system HicB family antitoxin has translation MTGNARKPAKAKAKSASKSARPAKAAHKKVSLARKVAPRKSAAKHTSKAKAPSASKSDSDYTKFSGKFTVRLPKSLHQALVDRAEKEGVSLNLFVTNALSSKVAVSGGKKR, from the coding sequence ATGACAGGAAATGCCCGCAAACCTGCGAAGGCCAAAGCTAAATCAGCATCTAAATCAGCTCGCCCAGCCAAAGCAGCTCACAAAAAAGTAAGCCTGGCTCGCAAGGTTGCTCCTCGTAAAAGCGCTGCCAAACACACCAGCAAAGCAAAGGCACCATCGGCTTCTAAGTCTGATAGCGATTACACAAAGTTCAGCGGCAAATTCACAGTACGTTTGCCGAAGTCTTTGCACCAGGCTCTGGTTGATCGTGCAGAGAAAGAAGGCGTCAGCCTCAACCTGTTCGTAACCAACGCTCTATCAAGCAAAGTCGCAGTTTCTGGCGGCAAGAAGAGATAG
- a CDS encoding DegT/DnrJ/EryC1/StrS family aminotransferase — MTNIPLLNLKEQYRLIGNEIEQAVLDVLRSGSYILGQNGAKLEQEIAAICGCKYGIGVANGTDALVLALWALNVGPGDEVITSPFTFAATVEAITLRGATPVFVDADEQTFNIDPNLIEAAITPRTKAIMPVHLYGLPADMDRIMDVAKRYDLKVIEDNAQAIGALYKGKPTGSFGDVACTSFYPTKNLGAAGDAGMLVTNNPETAERLKCLRAHGSKQRYFHEELGVNSRLDEIQAAVLLTKLPYLKKWNDGRQVVADMYEQAFKGVQGIIAPSISLPGVAASVARQQLTHVWHQYTVRVLADQKSNTNARDEMVKQLAERGIGSMCYYPVPLHVQQAFAYLGYKHGDFPVAETLAKEVVSLPMYPELTNDQVKTVVATMRDVIAERAAFVPAAGGTPVFTG; from the coding sequence ATGACAAACATTCCTCTGTTGAATCTCAAAGAACAGTACAGATTAATTGGCAACGAGATAGAACAAGCGGTACTTGATGTACTCCGAAGCGGCAGTTACATCCTCGGACAGAATGGTGCCAAGCTCGAACAAGAAATAGCCGCAATATGCGGATGCAAATACGGTATCGGTGTGGCGAATGGAACAGACGCACTGGTCCTTGCATTATGGGCATTGAACGTAGGACCTGGCGATGAAGTAATCACTTCTCCTTTCACATTCGCAGCGACAGTCGAAGCAATCACCCTCCGTGGTGCCACCCCGGTCTTCGTCGATGCAGATGAACAGACGTTTAACATCGATCCAAACTTGATCGAGGCAGCAATTACTCCTCGCACCAAAGCGATCATGCCGGTACATTTGTATGGATTGCCTGCAGACATGGACAGAATCATGGATGTGGCAAAGCGTTACGACCTCAAAGTAATCGAAGACAACGCCCAGGCGATTGGCGCTCTATATAAAGGAAAGCCAACCGGATCATTCGGTGATGTCGCATGCACAAGTTTCTACCCGACTAAAAATCTCGGTGCCGCGGGCGATGCGGGTATGCTCGTCACGAACAATCCTGAGACCGCTGAACGATTGAAGTGCCTGCGTGCTCATGGTTCGAAGCAGCGATACTTCCACGAAGAACTCGGCGTCAACAGCCGACTCGACGAGATTCAAGCAGCAGTGCTGTTGACTAAATTGCCTTATCTCAAGAAGTGGAATGATGGTCGCCAGGTTGTCGCAGATATGTACGAACAGGCATTCAAAGGAGTTCAGGGCATAATCGCTCCGAGCATCAGCCTGCCTGGAGTGGCAGCATCAGTGGCTCGACAACAGCTCACCCACGTCTGGCACCAGTACACAGTGCGCGTGTTGGCTGACCAGAAGTCAAACACCAACGCTCGCGACGAAATGGTTAAACAGCTGGCGGAGCGTGGAATCGGCTCTATGTGCTATTATCCTGTGCCTCTGCATGTTCAACAGGCATTCGCCTATCTCGGATACAAGCATGGAGACTTCCCAGTAGCAGAAACCCTCGCCAAAGAAGTGGTCTCGCTGCCGATGTATCCAGAGCTGACGAATGATCAGGTCAAGACCGTAGTTGCCACCATGAGAGACGTAATCGCTGAGCGCGCGGCATTTGTGCCGGCAGCAGGCGGAACTCCTGTTTTCACTGGCTAA
- a CDS encoding Y-family DNA polymerase: protein MSKQFALVDCNNFYASCERVFNPKLQNKPVVILSNNDGCVVARSNEAKAVGVKMGVPFFKISALVKQYDIQVLSSNYALYGDMSARVMRVIGEFAPEQEVYSIDESFLHLTGMRDLAGVGSQIRARVKQWLGLPVCVGIAPTKTLAKLCNATAKAYNKLDGVLDYNSLSDERKIKLLQSFDVGDVWGVGRKLKERLNLLGIKNAYALRESDPEEMSRRFSVVMKRTITELRGISCIDMENIDEARKQILSSRSFGRPVTELFELEEAVTMYTSRAAEKLRGDGTLANEITVFIRTNPYLPDAYAESASIRTDHPTDDTMTLVKHAMEGLRQIYKEGLTYQKAAVTLSNLVSNEGQQLSLFRSQEDDSKSKRMMLALDQTNQKYGRGALFLAGEGTKKTWQIKAEYKTPQYTTSWDELAVAHAK, encoded by the coding sequence ATGTCTAAACAATTTGCCCTGGTCGACTGCAACAACTTTTACGCCTCGTGCGAACGAGTCTTCAATCCCAAGCTTCAAAACAAGCCAGTTGTAATCCTTTCGAACAACGATGGCTGTGTCGTCGCTCGCTCGAACGAAGCCAAAGCAGTTGGCGTCAAAATGGGTGTTCCGTTCTTCAAAATCTCCGCGCTCGTCAAACAATACGACATTCAGGTTCTATCCTCGAATTACGCACTGTACGGTGACATGTCCGCCAGAGTGATGCGCGTAATCGGCGAGTTTGCTCCGGAGCAAGAGGTATATTCAATCGACGAGAGCTTCTTGCATCTCACCGGCATGCGCGACCTGGCAGGAGTTGGATCGCAGATTCGCGCGCGGGTCAAACAGTGGCTTGGACTGCCAGTCTGCGTAGGTATAGCGCCAACAAAAACCCTGGCTAAATTGTGTAACGCAACAGCGAAAGCTTACAACAAACTGGACGGCGTACTGGATTACAATTCGCTCTCTGATGAGCGCAAAATAAAACTGCTGCAATCATTTGATGTCGGAGATGTCTGGGGTGTGGGCAGAAAACTAAAGGAGCGCCTCAATTTACTGGGCATCAAGAACGCCTATGCCTTGAGAGAAAGTGATCCCGAAGAAATGAGCAGACGGTTCAGCGTAGTTATGAAGCGCACTATCACTGAATTGCGTGGCATCAGTTGCATCGATATGGAAAATATCGACGAGGCACGAAAGCAAATTCTTTCATCACGTTCTTTCGGACGTCCGGTGACTGAACTTTTCGAACTCGAAGAAGCCGTCACCATGTACACGAGCCGTGCCGCCGAGAAATTGCGCGGCGACGGCACTCTGGCAAACGAGATAACAGTATTCATTCGCACAAATCCGTATTTACCTGATGCTTATGCAGAGAGTGCCAGCATTAGAACTGACCATCCAACAGATGACACCATGACTCTCGTAAAACACGCAATGGAAGGGCTCCGACAAATATACAAAGAAGGCTTGACCTATCAAAAAGCGGCAGTAACTCTATCCAACCTCGTATCCAATGAGGGACAACAGCTTTCTCTCTTCAGGTCCCAAGAAGATGACAGCAAGTCGAAGCGCATGATGCTGGCGCTCGATCAGACAAATCAGAAATACGGTCGCGGTGCCCTGTTCCTCGCCGGGGAGGGAACAAAGAAGACCTGGCAGATCAAAGCCGAATACAAGACGCCTCAATACACAACGAGTTGGGACGAGCTAGCTGTCGCACACGCAAAATAA
- a CDS encoding translesion error-prone DNA polymerase V autoproteolytic subunit: MEESNLIPKHEIGSQTSAGFPSPADDHLQLPLDLNQLLIKNHPATFFLRVKGSAMLASGIHDADILIVDRSITATNGKIVVATVDGELIVRRFQKQAGGLCLTADDESPSINLSENDSVEIWGVATSVVHHL, translated from the coding sequence ATGGAAGAATCGAACCTTATTCCAAAGCACGAGATTGGCTCGCAGACTTCTGCAGGCTTTCCCTCTCCAGCCGACGACCATCTGCAACTGCCGCTCGATCTGAACCAGCTCTTGATCAAAAATCACCCGGCTACGTTCTTTTTGCGCGTCAAAGGCAGCGCTATGTTGGCAAGCGGTATTCACGACGCGGACATTCTCATCGTCGATCGCTCAATCACTGCGACCAATGGAAAAATCGTAGTTGCGACAGTTGATGGAGAACTCATTGTCAGACGCTTTCAAAAACAAGCTGGCGGCTTATGTCTTACCGCAGATGACGAATCGCCATCGATAAATTTGTCTGAGAACGATTCAGTTGAAATCTGGGGAGTTGCCACCAGTGTAGTGCACCACCTATAG
- a CDS encoding glycosyltransferase family 9 protein, translating into MKFLIVKLSAIGDVIHALPVASYLKRAVPGCTVTWLVEKASAGLVSNNPAIDEVVIFSGKKWVKELGKPGAWLRNFSEARQFFAELRAAKYDAVLELQGLLKSSLLARASGARVVAGFDDTREFADRFLTHKLNVGDYFGHDVPVVELNLRVAHYALTVLGLPAPELPVEFSLPLLDSSVDVKVDALLISASSTAPGVEPGGAGTKSGTVSVAVPQNSAPDLASIPSVAATPDMEASASRFTNKVGPINIILIPGTTWVTKIWPNSKWIELGEKLADQYPCRLVLVGGPAEVQSNYAIAAGIEAKRPEQMVLNLTGQTSLLDLISVFRRSALVIGADTGPLHLAAATGYPKVVGVFGSTPAKRNGPYGKQCKTVHLSLECQPCYSKTCKYGTVACLTDLDSSKVFEAALDM; encoded by the coding sequence TTGAAATTCCTGATTGTCAAACTGAGTGCCATAGGCGACGTGATACACGCTCTGCCTGTGGCTTCGTACTTGAAGCGAGCCGTGCCCGGCTGCACCGTTACCTGGCTTGTGGAAAAGGCTTCGGCCGGTCTGGTATCAAACAACCCGGCTATAGACGAAGTTGTCATCTTCAGTGGCAAGAAGTGGGTGAAAGAACTTGGCAAACCGGGAGCCTGGCTGAGAAATTTCTCAGAGGCGCGGCAATTTTTCGCGGAATTGCGTGCCGCCAAATATGATGCCGTCCTCGAATTGCAGGGGTTACTGAAGAGCAGTTTGCTTGCCCGGGCTAGTGGTGCCAGAGTGGTGGCAGGTTTCGATGACACCAGGGAGTTTGCCGATCGGTTCCTCACCCATAAGCTGAATGTTGGTGACTACTTTGGGCACGACGTACCGGTTGTCGAACTCAATTTGCGAGTCGCTCACTATGCCCTGACTGTTTTGGGCTTGCCGGCACCAGAGTTGCCGGTTGAGTTCTCCCTGCCATTACTGGATTCCTCTGTTGATGTCAAGGTTGATGCGTTACTTATTTCTGCCAGCTCCACCGCACCGGGAGTAGAGCCAGGTGGAGCAGGCACCAAAAGTGGGACGGTGTCGGTAGCGGTGCCTCAAAATTCGGCACCAGACCTGGCATCAATACCATCGGTGGCGGCAACACCGGATATGGAGGCTTCGGCTAGCCGATTCACTAATAAGGTCGGACCGATCAATATAATATTGATTCCTGGCACCACCTGGGTGACTAAAATCTGGCCTAATTCCAAGTGGATTGAGCTGGGCGAAAAGCTTGCGGACCAATATCCCTGCCGGTTGGTGTTGGTCGGAGGACCTGCCGAAGTTCAGTCTAACTATGCCATCGCCGCTGGCATCGAGGCAAAAAGACCCGAGCAGATGGTTCTTAATCTGACCGGGCAGACCTCCCTTCTCGATCTTATTTCTGTGTTCAGGCGCAGCGCTCTCGTCATCGGCGCCGATACCGGACCCCTTCATTTGGCTGCGGCAACTGGTTATCCGAAGGTCGTCGGCGTGTTTGGCAGCACCCCGGCAAAACGGAATGGACCCTATGGCAAGCAATGCAAGACCGTGCACCTCAGCCTGGAGTGTCAACCTTGCTATTCCAAGACCTGCAAATATGGAACTGTGGCGTGTTTGACCGACCTCGACTCGTCCAAGGTATTTGAAGCCGCCCTCGATATGTAG
- a CDS encoding DedA family protein, whose protein sequence is MIKNGVQAWGYLGVVLMMAIESANIPLPSEAIMPTAGILVQQGKMDIHLAALAGAIGCVIGSIPSYFLGMWGGRPFLQKHGKWFLLKSRDLELADKWVDKYGDITFFVARMLPVVRTFISFPAGVLKAHFVMFCVFTFIGSLVWCYFLTWVGIKFGENMEMFRDLWHKFDLVIVLIGAAGFGFYLYHHLKPEKATVSKDSQDAESSLTASPGADRK, encoded by the coding sequence ATGATCAAAAACGGGGTCCAGGCCTGGGGATATTTGGGCGTCGTCCTGATGATGGCAATCGAATCGGCAAACATACCGTTGCCAAGCGAAGCCATCATGCCGACCGCGGGAATCCTTGTTCAGCAAGGCAAAATGGACATTCACCTGGCAGCTCTTGCCGGTGCGATTGGGTGCGTGATTGGCTCTATCCCTTCGTACTTTCTGGGAATGTGGGGCGGACGACCGTTCCTTCAGAAACACGGCAAATGGTTCTTGCTCAAAAGCAGAGACCTGGAGCTGGCTGACAAGTGGGTCGACAAATATGGCGACATCACGTTCTTCGTTGCCAGAATGCTGCCGGTTGTACGCACATTTATTTCTTTTCCAGCCGGAGTGCTGAAAGCGCACTTTGTCATGTTCTGCGTTTTCACCTTCATCGGTTCACTGGTCTGGTGCTACTTCCTCACCTGGGTAGGCATAAAGTTCGGTGAGAACATGGAAATGTTCCGCGACCTCTGGCATAAGTTCGATCTCGTCATCGTCTTGATTGGTGCCGCAGGCTTCGGCTTCTATCTCTATCATCACTTGAAACCGGAAAAAGCAACGGTGTCGAAAGATAGTCAAGACGCAGAATCAAGCCTTACAGCAAGCCCTGGAGCTGATCGCAAATAA